In Treponema sp. OMZ 798, the following proteins share a genomic window:
- a CDS encoding colicin E3/pyocin S6 family cytotoxin — MKPKLSIYSQPNYLIFRTAIAREQKQFIKIAFAVHLSAVISAERYRSDSGALKSAMPVFVYLCIVLIVHKYRQSAAQSCLRESLLLNNPTDRTFENRRSRYKELGKKVPQAYRVYVEDTFLPCDAGDARIFSKEMTHTDNQGDNDEQKAKRYYYHSDHLGSAQFVTDWRGKQYEHIEYTPYGELWVEEVAAGLDKLPFRFTGKELDEETGLYYYGARYLDPKYSRWLSGDPALNDYIPKAPIDDEAKKHNENLPGMGDVFNVVNLHVYHYAGNNPVKYTDPDGRQTAAIGLAKILSKIWAVAFAEPTPAGEVIAAAATVCILYLYFVDNAESSPTILETPDSVNNINPKTEFPGYDSNKTIDGFPETNKNNVHNTFPDTDRSTNIFEEYIPAPDSIPGIPDAKIAKRKTPVQKGGGVRKRWKDNKGNIYERDSLHGELEKYNKRGIHQGVVDPNTGEQIEPPKNDRKVEP; from the coding sequence ATGAAACCAAAACTTAGCATTTATTCACAACCTAACTATCTCATCTTTCGGACAGCGATTGCAAGGGAGCAAAAGCAATTTATAAAAATTGCTTTTGCTGTACATCTTTCCGCAGTAATTTCTGCGGAAAGATACCGAAGCGATAGCGGAGCCCTGAAAAGCGCGATGCCGGTATTTGTGTACCTTTGCATAGTATTGATAGTACACAAATACCGGCAGTCCGCCGCTCAAAGCTGCTTACGCGAAAGCTTATTACTAAACAACCCCACAGACAGGACTTTTGAAAATAGGCGGAGCAGATACAAGGAGTTAGGCAAAAAAGTACCGCAGGCGTATCGGGTATACGTCGAGGACACTTTTTTGCCGTGCGACGCAGGAGATGCCCGCATATTTTCAAAAGAGATGACACATACGGATAACCAAGGCGACAACGATGAACAAAAAGCAAAGCGTTACTATTACCATTCAGACCATTTAGGAAGTGCGCAATTTGTAACAGATTGGCGAGGTAAACAATATGAACACATAGAATATACACCTTACGGAGAGTTATGGGTAGAGGAAGTTGCTGCGGGGTTAGACAAGTTACCGTTTAGGTTTACAGGCAAAGAGCTTGACGAGGAAACGGGATTATACTATTATGGAGCTAGGTATCTTGATCCGAAATACAGTAGGTGGTTGTCAGGAGACCCTGCATTAAACGACTACATACCCAAAGCGCCGATAGATGATGAAGCTAAAAAGCATAACGAGAATCTACCGGGTATGGGTGATGTGTTTAATGTTGTAAACTTGCATGTATATCACTATGCGGGCAATAATCCGGTTAAATATACTGATCCGGATGGAAGGCAAACTGCTGCTATAGGTCTAGCAAAAATTTTATCAAAAATATGGGCTGTTGCTTTTGCTGAACCAACACCTGCTGGTGAAGTTATAGCAGCGGCAGCTACTGTATGTATACTATATCTTTATTTTGTAGATAATGCAGAGTCAAGCCCCACTATTTTAGAAACACCTGATTCGGTGAATAATATAAACCCTAAAACTGAATTTCCTGGATATGACAGTAATAAGACTATTGATGGTTTCCCTGAAACAAATAAAAATAATGTGCATAATACTTTTCCAGATACAGATAGAAGTACAAATATATTTGAAGAATATATTCCTGCCCCAGATAGTATTCCTGGTATTCCGGATGCGAAGATTGCAAAAAGAAAAACGCCTGTGCAAAAAGGTGGGGGGGTAAGGAAACGGTGGAAAGATAATAAAGGAAATATATATGAGCGGGATTCACTGCATGGTGAATTAGAAAAATATAATAAACGGGGGATTCATCAAGGTGTTGTTGATCCCAATACTGGAGAACAGATTGAGCCGCCGAAAAATGATAGAAAGGTGGAACCATAA
- the pepD gene encoding beta-Ala-His dipeptidase has product MQDVLKEFEAICKIPRPSFHEERIRDYLYDWAKQRNIYVEKDNFKNVFMKKPATKGYENCKPIALQAHTDMVCEKAEGINHDFFKDPIKYYIDGDIVSTRETTTLGADDGLGVSIILSVLADNTISHPEIEAVFTSAEEEDFSGVGNFDMSKLKSRFLINLDHCCDNEIVISAAGGITFTANKKIEKIKVDENYKCCDIKLSGLEGGHSGEDIHRGKGNSNILLFRFLDELENIDFYLQDIKGGNFRLAIPRTSNVSLMVAKKDLKNLEDEVCKFNSILQKEFPAIKDSIKITMVENSNKDSSCIKREIFSDLKDYILTSPSEIQIMSNGFENFVDCSCNLGEIYIKDSQIIVITDVRAGYESQKQYIIKKLKKIANSYNMPYTVWGSYPGWEYKSNSKLGQLIKEVYEERGGKNVHFLAIHAGLECSFFDSKIDNMDIVSIGSNAWHYHSPKECFSLSSLEYFYKCFIEILKKAKF; this is encoded by the coding sequence ATGCAAGATGTGTTAAAAGAATTCGAAGCAATATGTAAAATTCCAAGACCGAGTTTTCATGAAGAAAGGATAAGGGATTATTTGTATGATTGGGCAAAACAAAGAAATATCTATGTTGAAAAAGATAACTTTAAAAACGTTTTTATGAAAAAACCGGCAACAAAGGGATATGAAAATTGCAAACCAATAGCACTCCAAGCTCATACCGATATGGTATGCGAAAAAGCCGAAGGAATAAATCACGATTTTTTTAAAGATCCGATTAAATACTACATAGACGGAGATATTGTTTCTACGAGGGAAACGACAACGCTGGGAGCCGATGACGGACTTGGAGTAAGTATCATACTTTCGGTGCTTGCCGATAACACCATTTCACATCCGGAAATTGAAGCAGTATTTACAAGTGCTGAAGAAGAGGATTTTTCCGGAGTAGGAAACTTCGATATGAGTAAATTAAAAAGCCGATTTTTGATAAATTTAGATCATTGCTGCGATAACGAAATAGTAATTTCAGCCGCCGGAGGAATTACATTTACAGCTAATAAAAAAATAGAAAAAATTAAAGTAGATGAAAATTATAAATGCTGTGATATAAAGCTATCAGGGTTGGAGGGAGGACATTCGGGAGAAGATATACACAGGGGAAAAGGAAACAGCAATATATTGCTATTCCGATTTTTAGATGAGCTTGAAAATATAGATTTTTATTTACAAGATATAAAAGGCGGAAATTTCAGACTTGCAATTCCAAGAACAAGCAATGTATCTTTGATGGTTGCAAAAAAAGACTTAAAAAACTTGGAAGATGAAGTTTGCAAATTTAACTCCATCCTGCAAAAAGAATTTCCCGCCATTAAAGACAGCATAAAGATTACTATGGTTGAAAACTCAAATAAAGACAGCTCATGTATAAAACGTGAAATTTTTTCCGATTTAAAAGATTACATTCTGACATCACCTTCGGAAATTCAAATAATGAGTAACGGTTTTGAAAATTTTGTTGATTGTTCTTGCAATTTAGGAGAAATATATATCAAAGATTCCCAGATTATAGTTATTACCGATGTCAGAGCAGGCTATGAATCTCAAAAACAATATATAATAAAAAAACTAAAAAAAATTGCAAACTCTTATAATATGCCTTATACCGTGTGGGGCTCTTATCCCGGTTGGGAATATAAGAGTAATTCAAAACTCGGTCAACTTATCAAAGAGGTGTATGAAGAAAGAGGCGGAAAGAATGTTCATTTTTTAGCTATACATGCAGGTCTTGAATGCAGCTTTTTTGACAGCAAAATTGATAATATGGATATAGTTTCGATAGGTTCCAACGCATGGCACTATCATAGCCCTAAAGAATGTTTTAGTTTAAGCTCTTTGGAGTATTTTTATAAGTGCTTTATTGAAATACTTAAAAAAGCAAAATTTTGA
- a CDS encoding TetR/AcrR family transcriptional regulator: protein MKERKKQLMTEYIAVTKTLINELGIEKVSIRKIAEKIGYNTATLYNYFENLDILLLYASLGYLKDYIAELKVKTKPISDPVLKYIRVYEVFNGFSFKNPDIYFNMFYGIYSEKLPKIIADYYEIFPEELGEKYHDDIDNMLKEGNIIRRDIEITKAIVNQGILSQKNTDFLIHTVTKVHAYYLYKVIIDRNIDIQKHSKEFMNFLVETLELMGVSIPDKKEIQDTQ, encoded by the coding sequence ATGAAAGAAAGGAAAAAACAACTTATGACTGAATACATCGCTGTAACAAAAACCTTAATAAACGAATTAGGGATAGAAAAAGTCAGCATAAGAAAAATTGCAGAAAAAATAGGTTATAATACGGCAACCCTTTATAATTACTTTGAAAATCTGGATATCCTCCTTTTATATGCTTCTCTAGGCTATTTAAAAGACTATATAGCAGAACTTAAAGTAAAAACCAAACCTATAAGCGATCCCGTCTTAAAATATATTAGAGTATACGAAGTTTTTAACGGTTTTTCATTTAAAAATCCCGATATTTATTTTAATATGTTCTATGGAATCTATTCGGAAAAACTCCCCAAAATAATAGCCGATTATTACGAAATTTTTCCCGAAGAATTGGGTGAAAAATATCATGACGATATAGACAATATGCTTAAAGAAGGCAATATAATCCGGCGTGATATTGAAATAACAAAAGCCATAGTGAATCAAGGTATACTGTCTCAAAAAAATACGGACTTTCTCATACATACTGTTACAAAGGTACATGCATACTATCTGTACAAAGTAATTATAGATAGAAATATAGATATACAAAAACATTCAAAAGAATTTATGAATTTTCTGGTAGAAACATTAGAACTTATGGGTGTATCTATTCCCGACAAAAAGGAAATACAAGATACACAATAA
- a CDS encoding YfcC family protein — MDLKVKRFKLKAPDAIVLILVLLILASIFTYVLPTGEYTRVLDSAKGVNVVDPYSYHPIERNPVSFWGILQAVPRGLNESAEIINFLLIIGGIFGILKGTGALDSVLKMAMVKLKGRERLIIPVILIFWGLGGAIIGNFEECLAFLPLHITLCLALGFDSITGVALGMCGVGVGYIGAILNPFTIITAQKIADVPILSGIELRIVSFIVLMAITIVYIYIYAGKIQKNPKLSPMYEQDLKSPYRENDLLSKDIVFTLKQKLSLAIFVLGIVVLVYGVVVHHFYLTEIAAVFVGTGILCGLAGGLSLNETVRHFVKGAENLVYAAICVGFARAITVIMMDGKILDVIVYGFSNMVQGLPLQISAVGMFVLQSFINIFIPSGTGQAVISMPIMTPLADVIGLTRQTAVLAFQFGDGITNLFTPTAGDLMAAIAIGGISYGKWFKWFWKLMGLWYIACSIILIIATIIGYGPV; from the coding sequence ATGGATTTAAAAGTTAAACGGTTTAAGCTAAAAGCACCCGATGCGATTGTTCTCATTCTGGTTTTGCTCATCCTTGCATCGATTTTTACGTATGTTCTTCCTACAGGAGAATATACCCGTGTGTTGGATTCGGCTAAGGGGGTAAATGTAGTTGACCCTTACAGCTATCATCCTATTGAAAGGAATCCTGTTTCATTTTGGGGTATTTTACAGGCAGTCCCCAGAGGGCTAAATGAGTCAGCCGAAATAATTAACTTTTTGTTGATAATTGGAGGTATTTTCGGCATTTTAAAAGGAACAGGAGCTCTTGATTCTGTGTTGAAGATGGCTATGGTAAAACTTAAAGGCAGGGAAAGACTTATTATTCCGGTTATTCTTATATTTTGGGGATTGGGCGGAGCTATAATAGGAAATTTTGAAGAATGCCTGGCTTTTTTACCTTTGCATATAACGCTTTGCCTTGCCCTAGGATTTGATTCAATTACAGGTGTTGCACTGGGTATGTGCGGTGTAGGTGTCGGTTACATAGGAGCTATTTTAAATCCTTTTACCATCATTACGGCACAAAAAATAGCGGATGTTCCTATATTGAGCGGTATCGAGCTTAGGATAGTTTCTTTTATTGTTCTTATGGCGATAACGATAGTATACATATACATTTATGCAGGAAAAATTCAAAAAAATCCTAAATTAAGTCCTATGTATGAGCAAGATTTGAAAAGTCCTTATCGGGAAAACGATTTATTATCGAAAGATATTGTATTTACTCTTAAGCAAAAACTTTCTTTGGCAATCTTTGTTTTAGGGATTGTTGTTCTTGTTTATGGGGTTGTAGTGCATCATTTCTATTTGACCGAAATTGCTGCCGTTTTTGTGGGAACGGGAATTTTATGCGGTTTGGCCGGCGGACTCAGTTTAAATGAAACAGTGCGGCATTTCGTAAAAGGTGCGGAAAATCTTGTTTATGCTGCCATTTGTGTAGGCTTTGCAAGAGCTATAACCGTTATAATGATGGACGGCAAAATTTTAGATGTTATAGTTTACGGCTTTTCAAATATGGTTCAGGGGCTGCCGTTGCAAATCAGTGCCGTCGGAATGTTTGTATTACAGTCTTTTATAAATATTTTTATTCCTTCAGGAACAGGTCAGGCGGTTATCAGTATGCCTATAATGACTCCCTTGGCGGATGTCATAGGTCTGACGCGGCAGACTGCTGTATTGGCATTTCAGTTTGGCGACGGTATTACGAATTTGTTTACGCCTACTGCAGGCGATCTTATGGCTGCAATTGCAATAGGAGGTATATCCTATGGCAAATGGTTTAAATGGTTTTGGAAGCTTATGGGGCTTTGGTATATCGCTTGTTCCATAATTTTAATAATAGCTACAATTATCGGGTACGGTCCCGTATAA
- a CDS encoding DMT family transporter encodes MPLFTKILFDLGLNPIGSSFYRMSLALIFIFIYSKFLKIDMKLNKKEFWLVLLAALFFTLNSISLFASYKYINSGSATSIHFLYPVIIFTASAFMLKQRPSIYEILCIAAAVIGLFFIADFKEVSSAPGIIYAFMSAIVYSVYSFILERTKKIHPVKLLFYVNFSGGLMIFAFSLSLPERIPFDFTLPQFVLLIFYSCILTIGATFLYQKAVAKIGAKYTSILSTLEPVTSLAVGLLFLKESMTGFQFFAAVLIVLAALVLIKLKRN; translated from the coding sequence ATGCCGCTTTTTACAAAGATTTTATTCGATTTAGGTTTAAACCCCATAGGTTCCAGCTTTTACAGGATGTCCTTAGCCTTGATTTTTATCTTTATTTATTCAAAATTTTTAAAAATTGATATGAAATTAAATAAAAAAGAATTTTGGCTTGTCTTATTAGCTGCTCTGTTTTTTACCCTCAACAGTATAAGTTTGTTTGCCTCATATAAATATATAAATTCGGGAAGTGCTACATCCATCCATTTTTTATATCCGGTTATAATTTTTACGGCTTCGGCTTTTATGTTAAAACAAAGGCCCTCAATATATGAGATTCTTTGTATTGCGGCCGCAGTTATAGGTCTGTTTTTTATAGCCGATTTTAAAGAGGTTTCAAGTGCTCCGGGAATAATATATGCATTTATGTCGGCTATTGTGTACAGCGTGTATTCATTTATTCTGGAAAGAACAAAAAAAATTCATCCTGTTAAGCTTTTATTTTATGTTAATTTTTCCGGCGGCTTGATGATTTTTGCCTTTTCCTTATCTTTACCTGAAAGGATTCCTTTTGATTTTACGCTTCCGCAGTTTGTTCTTCTTATTTTCTACTCCTGTATTTTAACGATAGGAGCGACCTTTTTATATCAAAAAGCCGTTGCCAAGATTGGGGCGAAATATACTTCAATTTTGAGTACCTTAGAACCTGTTACAAGCCTTGCGGTAGGTCTTTTATTTTTAAAGGAAAGCATGACAGGCTTCCAATTTTTTGCTGCCGTTTTGATTGTGCTTGCGGCTCTTGTGCTCATTAAGTTAAAACGGAATTAA
- a CDS encoding outer membrane lipoprotein-sorting protein, which yields MKKIVMILLAAVIALGAGFAQELTGRDIMQKASNREKAVTDSFKMRMTLINSNGKKRVREVTAYSKDYGKEEKIVMVFLLPADVKGTGYLAYSYDDALKNDDRWLYIPALKKAKRISGSSSQDDFMGTEFTYEDMGSRKVDDYKHTLLGEEKIDSKDCWKIESVPVKKSMYSKFISWIDKESLLNIKAEFYDEQGAILKELTVSGIEKKDGFWTGNKMEMNNLQKKRKTVIEILKHEFNKEIPDSYFRVNSLEAGKIKN from the coding sequence ATGAAAAAGATTGTTATGATTTTATTGGCTGCAGTAATTGCATTGGGTGCAGGCTTTGCACAAGAATTGACGGGAAGAGACATTATGCAAAAAGCAAGCAACAGAGAAAAGGCCGTTACGGATTCTTTTAAAATGAGGATGACTCTTATAAACTCAAACGGGAAAAAGAGAGTCCGAGAAGTTACGGCCTATTCAAAAGATTACGGAAAAGAAGAAAAAATCGTCATGGTATTTTTACTTCCGGCAGATGTAAAAGGCACAGGTTATCTTGCATACTCTTATGATGATGCCTTAAAAAACGATGACAGATGGCTTTATATTCCGGCATTAAAAAAAGCTAAGCGCATAAGCGGCTCATCAAGCCAAGATGATTTTATGGGAACGGAATTTACATATGAAGACATGGGCAGCCGCAAGGTAGACGATTATAAACACACTCTTTTAGGCGAAGAAAAAATCGATTCCAAAGACTGCTGGAAAATAGAATCGGTTCCGGTAAAAAAATCCATGTACTCAAAATTTATTTCATGGATCGATAAAGAATCTCTTTTAAACATCAAAGCGGAATTCTATGATGAACAAGGAGCGATTTTGAAGGAGCTTACCGTCAGCGGCATCGAAAAAAAAGACGGCTTTTGGACAGGCAATAAAATGGAAATGAATAACCTTCAAAAAAAGCGTAAAACGGTAATTGAAATTTTAAAGCATGAATTCAATAAAGAGATACCCGACTCTTATTTTAGGGTAAACTCTCTTGAAGCGGGAAAAATCAAAAATTAA
- a CDS encoding RND family transporter has protein sequence MKLEGIHKFFSKIAKFQLKHRFLLLILLAAITVFAAMGLKKFRASSMTEEAFVNLNDHMKEHEDRFKELFGSNDSIVLLIESDDVFKPEVLNMIKEIGNELLEKIPYADSVTSITDIDISVGTEEGIEIKNPFKDGIPENSSELKKAKDFILSRKSIVNKLVSSDAKETWLVLSLKATPSKEEWMKNSDKELMYIMGETAIDIVNNPKYKSSAYTIKPAGLPYTETEEKIVMNADIKKCVSLSFMCMIILLIIFARSLRGTIVPIIATAGAIVSVLGLMGHLNIEGSSEMLSVPIILAMALSVGYSIHLVNSFRNSFYTIGKRKEAVIESIENTGWPLFFTVVTTVVSVLSFLTVDLDPMHWMGLASAAMVFAVYVYVSILIPILMSFGKDCTPEQNKSAARYKKLDTLFENLGISVLKRRKPILIIFVIITAMCLPALFMIYVNMDSFNFMGTRIPYVKRIYEITHSQLGAYFNYNVMLTFKEEDAVKKPENLKKLEELSRHIGGFKLTKLNNGVPKIFSILDIVKDMNQTMHADDPAFYKIPEDEELLAQLLFLYEISGGETSRWVDDEFRTLRMTVDVAAFDGNELAANLESVYKKCAELFPDADAFLTGAAAHAAEINNKIVYGEISSFFTSLGAIGILMMIVFGSLKMGLIGLIPNIMPIITTGAIMGYFSIPLDMITMALMPMILGIAVDDTIHFTNHTKYLFEKEGRYEKAIVGSFYSIGKTLAMTTIILSATFLMYMASQIDAFLRLGILAAVGLFSALIADYLMTPILIYISKPFGKERDDTSIRKEA, from the coding sequence ATGAAATTGGAAGGAATACACAAATTTTTTAGTAAAATTGCAAAATTTCAGCTAAAACACCGTTTTCTCTTACTCATCTTATTAGCAGCCATAACCGTATTTGCTGCAATGGGCTTAAAAAAGTTTAGAGCCTCATCAATGACCGAGGAAGCCTTTGTAAACTTGAACGATCATATGAAAGAACACGAAGACAGGTTTAAAGAGCTTTTTGGAAGTAATGACAGTATAGTTTTGCTTATCGAATCCGATGATGTTTTTAAACCTGAAGTCTTAAACATGATTAAAGAGATAGGAAATGAACTTTTAGAGAAGATTCCATATGCGGATTCGGTTACTTCCATAACCGATATCGATATAAGCGTAGGAACGGAAGAAGGAATCGAGATAAAAAATCCTTTTAAAGACGGAATACCTGAAAACTCTTCCGAACTAAAAAAAGCAAAGGATTTTATTTTATCGAGAAAATCAATCGTAAATAAACTTGTTTCAAGTGATGCAAAAGAAACATGGCTGGTTCTTTCTCTTAAAGCAACCCCGAGTAAAGAAGAATGGATGAAAAATTCGGATAAGGAACTTATGTATATCATGGGAGAAACGGCTATCGATATTGTTAATAATCCCAAATATAAAAGCTCAGCCTACACAATAAAACCGGCAGGTCTTCCCTACACCGAAACGGAAGAAAAAATTGTTATGAATGCGGACATAAAGAAATGCGTAAGCCTTAGTTTTATGTGCATGATAATTCTTCTCATTATTTTTGCCCGCTCCCTTAGAGGAACAATTGTGCCTATCATAGCTACAGCAGGTGCAATAGTTTCGGTTTTGGGGCTTATGGGACATCTAAACATTGAAGGAAGTTCCGAAATGCTTTCCGTTCCAATCATCCTTGCAATGGCTCTTTCAGTCGGATATTCAATCCATCTTGTAAATTCTTTTAGAAACAGTTTTTACACGATAGGAAAACGAAAAGAAGCAGTTATCGAGTCCATCGAAAACACGGGCTGGCCGCTCTTTTTTACGGTTGTTACGACAGTTGTTTCGGTTTTATCCTTTTTAACAGTTGACCTAGATCCCATGCACTGGATGGGACTTGCAAGTGCAGCTATGGTCTTTGCCGTTTATGTTTATGTCAGCATCTTAATTCCAATCTTAATGAGTTTCGGAAAAGATTGTACACCTGAACAAAATAAGAGTGCAGCCCGCTATAAAAAACTTGATACTCTTTTTGAAAACTTAGGAATTTCAGTTTTAAAAAGACGAAAACCCATTTTAATTATTTTTGTAATTATAACGGCTATGTGTCTTCCTGCCCTCTTTATGATATATGTAAACATGGACAGTTTTAACTTTATGGGAACCCGCATTCCCTATGTAAAGCGTATTTACGAAATTACACACTCTCAACTTGGAGCTTATTTTAATTACAATGTAATGCTGACCTTTAAAGAAGAAGATGCAGTAAAAAAGCCGGAAAACTTAAAAAAACTGGAAGAATTAAGCCGGCACATAGGCGGTTTTAAATTAACAAAATTAAATAACGGCGTACCGAAAATATTTTCTATTTTGGATATTGTAAAAGACATGAATCAGACAATGCATGCAGACGATCCTGCCTTTTATAAGATACCTGAAGATGAAGAACTTTTGGCCCAGCTCTTATTTTTATACGAAATATCGGGAGGAGAAACTTCCCGTTGGGTTGATGACGAATTCAGAACCCTCCGCATGACCGTCGATGTTGCAGCTTTTGACGGAAACGAACTTGCCGCCAATTTGGAAAGCGTCTATAAAAAATGCGCTGAGCTTTTTCCCGATGCGGATGCCTTCTTAACGGGAGCAGCAGCCCACGCCGCAGAAATAAATAATAAAATAGTATATGGAGAAATATCATCGTTTTTTACTTCTCTTGGAGCAATCGGTATTTTAATGATGATTGTATTCGGAAGTCTTAAAATGGGGCTCATTGGTCTTATCCCCAACATAATGCCTATTATTACAACCGGGGCAATTATGGGCTACTTTAGCATTCCTCTGGATATGATAACAATGGCACTTATGCCCATGATTTTAGGTATAGCAGTAGATGATACCATCCATTTTACAAACCACACAAAATATTTATTTGAAAAAGAAGGAAGATACGAAAAAGCTATTGTCGGCTCGTTTTATTCAATCGGAAAAACACTCGCAATGACAACCATAATTTTATCGGCAACATTTTTAATGTATATGGCAAGTCAGATAGATGCCTTCCTTCGCTTAGGAATCCTAGCAGCAGTAGGCTTATTTTCGGCTCTCATCGCAGATTATTTGATGACACCGATATTGATTTATATTTCAAAACCTTTCGGAAAAGAACGAGATGATACTTCTATCCGAAAGGAAGCATAG
- a CDS encoding NAD(P)/FAD-dependent oxidoreductase: protein MNKKVLVVGAGIAGLSAAIRLKHAGYEVEIFEQGAMPGGKMHRIEADGHSFDVGPTLVMMPSVYREIFELAGKNADDYIPMTKLDPMYEVYFKDKDKSKDYRHYVLNSDLVDLMKITEQKGPENARGFLSYISEIYKRYQIALDHFITRPFRKWSDIYNPFMLLQAIKLKTFDSADKMMASFMPDSDLHRMLSFQTLYIGVSPKKGPSLYNIIPMIELLYGVWFIKGGMHTMASQMARLFEELGGKINYNSKVDKILTEGKTVKGLLVGGEKIEAPYVVCNADFPYAMTNLIDDEKVRGKYSPEKINTMDYSCSCLVFYWGVEGFYPELPAHAFVVSEDLDDNLKSIFDGRKIKDPSVYLHIPSNVDPSMAPKDKSSFYLLIPVSEIVTSQYEWNEETVDYYRQKAIESLSKLPGLANLKNSISVEKVFTPKDFEKNFNAYRGATFGLQPTLTQSNHLRPQAKAKNCEGLYFCGSSTHPGAGVPIVMQSGKICAEELRRDNPEDNFSDK, encoded by the coding sequence ATGAATAAAAAGGTACTGGTAGTTGGTGCCGGTATAGCAGGGCTTTCGGCAGCTATCCGATTAAAGCATGCAGGATATGAGGTGGAAATTTTTGAGCAAGGAGCTATGCCCGGCGGAAAGATGCACAGGATTGAGGCTGATGGGCACAGTTTTGATGTAGGTCCGACCCTTGTTATGATGCCTTCCGTTTATAGAGAAATTTTCGAGCTTGCAGGAAAGAATGCGGATGATTATATTCCTATGACAAAGCTTGATCCAATGTATGAGGTTTACTTTAAAGATAAGGATAAGTCTAAGGACTATCGGCATTATGTGCTGAATTCGGATCTTGTAGATTTAATGAAGATTACCGAACAAAAGGGGCCTGAAAATGCACGCGGTTTTCTTTCATATATTTCCGAAATTTATAAAAGATATCAAATTGCTCTGGATCATTTTATAACGAGACCATTTAGAAAATGGTCAGATATATATAATCCGTTTATGCTTCTTCAAGCTATTAAATTAAAGACCTTTGACAGTGCAGACAAGATGATGGCTTCCTTTATGCCGGACAGTGATTTACACAGAATGTTGAGCTTTCAAACCCTTTACATAGGAGTTTCTCCCAAAAAAGGCCCTTCTCTTTACAATATAATTCCTATGATCGAGCTTTTATACGGGGTTTGGTTTATCAAGGGCGGAATGCATACGATGGCTTCTCAAATGGCAAGACTTTTTGAAGAACTTGGAGGCAAGATAAATTATAATTCCAAGGTCGATAAAATATTAACCGAGGGAAAAACCGTTAAGGGGCTTTTGGTAGGCGGAGAAAAAATTGAAGCTCCCTATGTTGTGTGCAATGCAGACTTTCCCTATGCCATGACAAATTTAATTGATGATGAAAAGGTGAGAGGAAAATATAGTCCCGAAAAAATAAATACGATGGACTATTCTTGTTCCTGTCTTGTTTTTTATTGGGGTGTGGAGGGATTCTATCCTGAGCTCCCTGCTCATGCCTTTGTAGTATCCGAAGATCTCGACGATAATCTTAAAAGTATTTTTGACGGAAGAAAAATAAAGGATCCGTCCGTTTATCTTCATATTCCGTCTAATGTAGATCCTTCAATGGCTCCGAAGGATAAGTCGAGTTTTTATCTTTTAATTCCTGTTTCCGAAATTGTAACTTCCCAATATGAATGGAACGAAGAAACTGTAGATTATTACAGGCAAAAAGCTATTGAATCCCTTTCAAAGTTGCCGGGCCTTGCAAATTTAAAAAATTCAATCTCGGTCGAAAAAGTTTTTACTCCCAAAGATTTTGAAAAAAACTTTAACGCCTATAGGGGGGCGACCTTCGGGCTTCAGCCGACATTGACTCAGAGCAACCATCTAAGACCTCAGGCAAAGGCAAAAAACTGCGAGGGCCTTTATTTTTGCGGAAGCAGCACCCATCCGGGAGCCGGTGTCCCTATAGTTATGCAAAGCGGCAAGATCTGTGCAGAAGAGTTACGCCGGGATAATCCCGAGGACAACTTTAGTGATAAATAA